The Peromyscus maniculatus bairdii isolate BWxNUB_F1_BW_parent chromosome 3, HU_Pman_BW_mat_3.1, whole genome shotgun sequence genome segment ATGAGGGCAGAGCAGCCGTAAGGGTAGGGCAATAGCATCCTCTAGTGCTAAAAATTTTCCTCTACTCACCGCCATCTCTGTCTTTCTAGATGGAAGTCCACCATCCAGGGCACGAGGATTGCCACTGTCACTCATGGACTTGCGTTTGCCTGACATTTCTCCTTCTGCCCATAAGAGCCGAACCCAGTAACATAAATAACTGAATAGCTAGATGTCTTGGTTGGTACATTGATGCCACCATGGCTTTCTGTCCCACATGACCTTCAGTTTTGTGATCAGCTACTTCTATCCACACCACCAGCCCAGgctcccctgccccctgcctgcTCTGCTGAGCTAACCTGGTGCAGCAGGTGGATGTGGCACGTGCCTCAGCATCACCTCAGGCTAGTGGGGCTGTCCTCAACCCTGCAGTTCTGCTCTGCCCAACAGCCATTCAGAGCCCCTTCCAACTACCAGAGCTTTTATGCCAGGGGCTTCCCAAGGTTTCAGCAGGCTGAAAGCAAGTGACAAGGAGGGCCAAGGCTCTGAACTTGGTGTGGTGGCTGAACAAAGAGAGATCCAGAGACCATGAGACCCAGACTAACTTGTAGGTGAGCAGCTTCACATCACGGGTCCGGAATCCCGACCCCTTCAAGCTGAAGCTGACCCTAAGTCCAAGGCTCATCACGTGTCGCCCCTGAAACTTGCATATTAAGAACGATGCTGCCAAGCCTTCCCACATCGGCCACCCTCCACCTCAGCTGCTCACTCTTCCCCTCACAGAACAAAGGCAAGCAAGCAGATCCCCAGGAATCACCTGCAGCTTTCCCCAGAAGCAGGGACACAAGCTGCTCAAGGTCACCTCTCCTTGGgatgagaatatatatatttttaaagactcaCCTCTCCTTGGgatgagaatatatatatttttaaagacacagacTGGCCATGGAgatctggctgccctggaactttctatgtaaaccaggctggttcAGAGCTCACAGGGACCTGCTATCTCTTCCTCCTAAAGGCTGGAATTAAATGTGCTGACACACCCAGCTGGGACAAGGAagtttaaaaaggatttatttttattattttaaattacaggtatgcgtgtctgtatgtgtatctgCGCACATGAGTGCGtcgcccacggaggccagaagcgTCAGaactcctgcagctggagttatacatggttgtgagtcaccggccatgggtgctggcaactaatcttgggtcctctggaagagcagcaagagttcttaactactgagccatcttgtcccAGTGAGTCCCGGGACAAGCGTCTTCAAACCAGTTCCAGCCTGGCTATTCTGAGGGGTTCACAGCCCCACCGTGCCAGCGCTGGGACACGCCCTCAATTGTGTCCCGCAGCATCTGCATCCAGTCATCTCCTCTCCGCATGGGGAGGCAGCGGGTCTCCTTGTGCTCCAGGGCTAGGATCTCTGCAGGAgtctggggagtcagcccagcagCCTGGACTGCTTCTGGGAATTtgactgcagaggcagaggccaggcagcACCGGGAGATGCTCCTGAAGATGGGGCAGGACAGGAGAGAacaggagaaggagatggaggaagaaggacCAGGAGAAAGGTtaggggcggggcagggggcggggcagagagcagagacagacagagacatgaTTAGTACCTTGAATTTACCTGTCTAAGAAACCTACAAAGTTTCCCAATGAAGACCCAGCTCAGCCATCACCTCCCCTCGTGACCTGGGATATAGTTCACTCCTCTTCTAAACAGCTGTAGTTCTTGGGCACAGACCCCACCATGCTCCCAACATCACTATCCTTAGCCTTGTATGCCCTGCTTGGAGAAGCGCGGTGCCCTCAGTGCCCCAGACCTCCCAGCTGGTACCTGGATTGCCCACTGTCAGTCTGCTGGTAGTGGTAGTTCACCGCTGTGGCTGAATGGGGGCACAGCAGGTACTGGTTCTCTTCCCAGCAGCGGCCCATGGTCTGGGTGATGGCCTCATCAGACACTGACTCAGATGTCACCGCCTCTGAAAGCTGAAGGGTCAGGGGACAGGGGTGAATGTCGGGATTGGTGAACCACAGGAGGACTAAAACCCTGCTATATACACAGCCACACCAACGCCAGGAGCTCAGATGAATGCTCCAGACTGAATACTGACCCAGCTCAGAGTAAAAGCAATTTCTGAGTTTTGAGCCAATTGCAGTTTTGAGCCTACTGAGCAGAAGGATTTATACAAGTTTTGGCTACAATCGCAATGTATTTAGATCACGCATCAAATTAGTACAGTCTTGTTCTATAGCCAGATACAGCACAAGTCACGGGTGTTCAAACCACCTGTGGTGTGAAAACTTCCCTGTCAGTTCCCACCCTGTGTTGGAGCACCTCCCCCGGGAAACCTTCTAGTACTCACAGGCAGAGGAAGACTCCCTTCTCAGTGCTCCCTGAGCACTTGGTTTGCCAGATAATTTCTTGAAGATGTTCTGCATGCTTACAACATAGTAAACACCCTACATGTACTCAATGGCATCAGACACCAAGTAAGTGGTTCATAGATTGTTCATATAGCTATTTCCTGGCTTAGGGATGTTTTAGAGATGGCAACCAATatatcctctcttctccttctcctctttttcccAGTTCTGAGGATTGAATGCAGGGCCTAATGCATATgaagcatgtgctctaccacttagATGTATCACTCAATATGATagctgtattttttctttgtatttccagCACCTAACAGTTCTTGAACCATAGCAAATAAAcaatatggatggatggatggatggcattCTAGCAAATACAGCATCCTTTGAtggtagaaaatgaagaaacagaggacatgatgtctccagttttgttttgttttctttcttttttttttttctgagacagggtttctctgtgtaacagtcccagctgtcctggaacgtgctttgtagaccaggctggcctcaaactcagagatctgccttcctctgcctcccaagtgctgaggtcaaaggcatacaccatcactgcccagttgATGTCTCCAGTTTTAATGGAGGATCTCACTGACTTAAAGGGAAGGGATATTGATGTCTGCACAAACCATGGGTCAAACAAACTAATGTTTGGCTATGTCAAAAGCAGTATAgggatggaaagatggttcagctattcagagcactggctgctctttttgAGGACCCAGGcatggttctcagcacccacatggtagctcacaaccatctgtaactaccgttccaggggatatgagcccccttctggcctccacaggcactgcatgcataaggtacacatacataaacacaggcaaacactcatacacattaaattaaaataatgaaaacctttttttttttttaaagcagtgtaGAGCAAGGGTACAACTGTGTCCAGTTTTGAGAAGAATCCTTCAAGAGAGATACTAACTATGGACAACTACGTTATGTAAGAGACCGCTAAAGGAATTGGGAAGGCTAAATTGGTAAATAAGGATTCTCCTCAAGTGGAGGACACTGAGGTAAAATCAGACTGTGCAATCTAGAAGAAAGAAATTCTAGAACTTTGTGATGATCGGAGCTGCAGTAAGGTAGCTTGCTCTAGTCACCCAGTGGAGGGATACAGAGCCAGCATGACCACCAACAGGAAATGAGGTACAGAAATTAAGATGCCCTATAAAATAAGAACCTATCAGCAGGCTGCATTCAAATAAAAGCAGCGCTTTCTAACTAGTTccctaaaataaatgaaacttatttattaactaaaTAAAGTCTCTCCTCCTCtagtagagagacagagacaaggaggaCAAAGGAGAGAGATAAGTGTCAGCGAGAGCTACAGTCTCTCCGTGTCGGAAGGGCAGAATGACTCTGTCCTTGTTGCACAGTTGTTGCTATTATTGGaaattaacaacaataataaataaaaataaaaacagtaactgTATGGAGCTATGTATTTCCAGCAGCATGTAAAGTGCCTCCcatgtctcttttcttttgacCCACATCTCACAGCAACCCTATGAGACAGGCATTCCTATTATCCTCGctgtacagatggggaaactgaggtgcaGAATCTACACAACTAGCTTAGTGTTTCACAACTCTCCTCATTCACTCAGTGTTAGCTGTGAAAGTTCCTGGCTCACAGATGCTCAAAAAACCAGGTGTCCCCTTCCCTTGTTCAGACTTCCAAACCCCAACCCTGTCCTGTGCCTGCATCCTCTCCATCCTCCGTGGGATGCTGCTGTAGGAGGCACAGAGGTCTCTGCGCTCACTGATAAGCGCTAGGGGTGCCTagaatgttaagcacacagggCTGTTCCTTTAAGGGTAGGAATGTAATAACCGCTATCTACCCAGAAGGCTGGATGTGGATGTGTTTactagcctggtgacctttgctcTGTGTGGTAGAGACTTTTCCAGCACCGGATCCTCCCCCAGAACCTTATCAGTAAAACTACAGAACCGATCTTTATGGACTTTACACAAAGTTTTGATGTAGGCACACCTGACCTACATTTAGCTTATTTTGTTCCACAAGGAGACTTATGTATGCTTTGTTGTGCACACGGGACTGAGTTAATCATCACAAGAATGACGTTCACCacattgtgctgtgcttaaacatgcctaaaataaaccactAGAGGTCAGACTCCAGATGTTTGAACCAACACTGTCTACTGAGTCCTGTTGAACTGAAAGGCCTACTTGCTTCCCTCAGATGTTACTCTGCTGGCTCTGGAGGCTGCagagacaccccacccccaccccacccccaccccaccccacccccatcccaccctcaccccatccccaccccatccccacccccaccccccaggctgtGGCCAGTGACCAACCTTTCTGTGTAGGTCCTCGGGGAGGCGCACACTTTGGGTTCTTTCAAACTGCTCCATGAGCGCTCTCGTCGCCTGGCTGTCAGAGTCAGAGAGCAGCCAGAAGATCCTCTCCATGTTGTAGGGCACCTGAGTGGAGAGGCAGGGTCCTAGGCCACCTCATTCCAACCCTTACCCAGTCCCGCTCCACCAGCGGCTGGCCAGCCCCGCTCTTCTCCCCACAGGCCCACCTGAATGTCCATAGCGGATGCCAGGGTTGGCTTGACAACCTCACACAGAGAGAAGTCTCCCTTCTGGACAGTCCTGTGGATGATGTCATTGCGGTTCACGGCCACAACCAGGCGGATGGGCAGGCCCATCTTCTGAGCAATGCACCCAGCTTGGGACGAGACGAGAAGACACCAGGATTTTAGGACAAAGGCAAAGAATTACTTTTAAACTGagcttaataaaaacaaacttttgtGCTGCTTGAAAATGAGAATAGAGAGACACcggatgggggagagggagacagggaggggggTCACTGCGCCCTGCCTACCAGGGACGGACACACATATAAAGTTTTGTGAGGCAACCCCCTCACTGCAAAAGAGGAAATGAGGTCACCACAGGCCGAATGTCTTGCCCGGATCCTCCCAATCTGCAGAGTTGAGGTCTCTGCATTCCACCTCGCTTTAGGGAGGGTGTCTAACTGGTCACTGCTGGCACACCAGGCTAGGGGCACAGCTTCGgggcttctcctgtctctgccatcttgCTGTGGGAGCACAGAgatgacagatgtgtgctgccacgCCCAGTTTCATGCCTGAAGATCCAAACTCAGACTTGTGCAGCAAACACGTCACCTACTGGgtcctctctccaggcccttacTTTTTGGAGGGGGCGGGGATGTCCACCAACATCccccttaatttttttaagtccaCTCACTCTCTCATGTCACTTGATCCTCATGGAAACATTAGTGTCCTTCGGAGACTTAGGAAAAATGGAAGCTCAGGAGGGCCCGAGCTTCATTAAGGTGGAATGGGTCCCCAGGAGAAACGCCAGACGGGAATGTCCTCTATGGGTATTGCCCAGGCTTTACTTTGTGCCAGGTCCTATGCAGGGCACAGCTATAGGTGGCATTGCTAGCCAACAGTGACATGAAAGGGAAGCACAGGGTAGCACCCTCTGAGCGGTGGGGAAGCCAGCCTTCTCACCTAACTGCCAGCCCGTCACCTCTGTCTTCCCATAAGAAGCCCGGGAGTCTCCCAACCACTACGATGCTTTCGCCATCCCATTCATCCCTGATGCCTAGAGAAGCAAGGCCAGAGACAGAGCTACCACAAACACTAACACCGTTGCCTCCTCAAGAGATGGCAAGGATGGCAGCCTCCCTGGCTGTCAACTTGGCTCCCTACCAGCCAGCTGTGGAAACAGGGGACAGCTAGCTTCTCTGTGTCCGGTTCCTCCTTCTAAAATGCTAAGAACAGTAGAGGCGGACCCTGGATACAGGGCTTCTGCATCTACAGACTCAACTGACCACAAACCAAAACTATCCGAAAGAGGGTGTGGTAATACacactataatcctagcatttgggaagctgaggcggAGGATGGAGACTTccatggctagcctgggctatactgAATTCAAGGGCTGCTTGAGTTACATAGTGAAAAcctttctcaagaaaaaaaaaattgcacctGTATTAAACACGTTCAAACTCTTTCTTGCAAATACCCCTTAAAGAACAATGGTCATTTAAATAACATTCACATACTGTATGTTATTTCACATCATCTAGAGGTGATTTAAAGTACTcaggtgtgtgtgcataggtTATATGCAAACACCATGCCATATTATATAAGGGACTTGAACATCTGCAGGTTTTGGTATCTGTAGGGGTCCTAGAACCAATTGTCCATGTACATCAGGAGACAGCATTGTCCTAGTTGCATGAAATCATTAACCCATGAAAACCACTTAGAACCATGAAAACCACCTGGTGCATAGTTAATGCTTGAGAACGTTTGTTAGTATTTGGTGCCAGGCAGCTGGACAGCATCGTCTCTGTGCAAAGGTCATGTGCACCCAACAGTCAGACTCGCTCCCCACAGGCGGCTCTGAGCACGTGATCAGCCAGCCTTTACAGCAGAGGAGTTGAGTCTGAGGAACCCTCTAACAACCGTTCAGCTGGTAAAGGGCAGAGCCAGGGCCAGACTGCTGAGGCCAGAGTCCTTTCCGCTTCACACGGCCCCAGGGTAGTGAGAACAGTGTGCCACGGCACCAAGCGGGTGTCCCTCAGCAGGCAGTGGGCAGAGCTGGGAGTAAAGTGCAGATTTTGGGAAAGGACACTGAGCTATGTTTGGTGGTGGAGCCTTGACGTCTGTCTATTAGCCTCTGTGCAAGTAAGCACAGGCTAGGCTGCTGAAACTCGCAGGGTTGAGTCCTCAATCTCCCTCCTCTGCAGGACCCTGGAAAGTTCTGTCCCCAGCCGCTCCAAGCCAGAAGAAATCTAGGACATCCCATGTGGTTTTCTGTCGTCTTTAGAATAAAACACAACCTTCTTTTGCTCCACCTTTGTAGGCCAAAGATAGCTTTTGAAAGACCAGGTACTTTCTGGAAAGTCCATTTGCATCCCAGGGTCTCTCACCTGCAAGGTTACCCCCAGCCCCTGTAGGCACGACCACCTCCACAGCGGGCAGGGGGTGCGTGTCCAAGGAGGGTGCACACTGGAAGTAAGCGAAGAAGTGGTGTGCCATCTGCACCAGGACCCGAGACCAGTTGATGGAGTTCAAGCTCATCAGGTTGTGCTTCTGGACAAAAGGCACATCCGCAAACACAGCCTTGATGGGCTCATCAAGTTCATCACTGTTCCCTTCCACTGGCAAGGAGAGAGAATATAACAGCTCTCAGGAGCAGGAGAAGCCCCCAGCAGTCACTCTGGGCTCCGCCGAGGCCCTCCCAGGCGGGGCCCATCCTCTCCCATCTGGTCCAGCCTTTGCTTCCCTCACTTTCAACATGGCTTGGCCTGGCTTTCCAGGCTCCATGTAAGCTGCTTGGGGATAGAATGTAGGTCACTTCTTCTTGTGACCCT includes the following:
- the Thnsl2 gene encoding threonine synthase-like 2 isoform X1; this encodes MATEVQREYVNSAASLLELGSKASQIMWYTSTRGMAPRVNFEGALFSGYAPDGGLYVPEEFPQLDRETLRHWSTLSYRNLLKELCALFIGLELIPRHDLNDLIDQAFSRFRHRDVVHLRRLRNGLNILELWHGVTYAFKDLSLSCTAQFLQYFLQKRKKHVTIVVGTAGDTGSAAIESVQGSKNMDIIVLLPKGLCTKIQELQMTTVLKENVHVFGVEGNSDELDEPIKAVFADVPFVQKHNLMSLNSINWSRVLVQMAHHFFAYFQCAPSLDTHPLPAVEVVVPTGAGGNLAAGCIAQKMGLPIRLVVAVNRNDIIHRTVQKGDFSLCEVVKPTLASAMDIQVPYNMERIFWLLSDSDSQATRALMEQFERTQSVRLPEDLHRKLSEAVTSESVSDEAITQTMGRCWEENQYLLCPHSATAVNYHYQQTDSGQSRSISRCCLASASAVKFPEAVQAAGLTPQTPAEILALEHKETRCLPMRRGDDWMQMLRDTIEGVSQRWHGGAVNPSE
- the Thnsl2 gene encoding threonine synthase-like 2 isoform X2, which produces MVLIALSPFWNKTQKSSRSNYHSNVLRRSESRILIQPANEMQLILFLFFWNHQASQIMWYTSTRGMAPRVNFEGALFSGYAPDGGLYVPEEFPQLDRETLRHWSTLSYRNLLKELCALFIGLELIPRHDLNDLIDQAFSRFRHRDVVHLRRLRNGLNILELWHGVTYAFKDLSLSCTAQFLQYFLQKRKKHVTIVVGTAGDTGSAAIESVQGSKNMDIIVLLPKGLCTKIQELQMTTVLKENVHVFGVEGNSDELDEPIKAVFADVPFVQKHNLMSLNSINWSRVLVQMAHHFFAYFQCAPSLDTHPLPAVEVVVPTGAGGNLAAGCIAQKMGLPIRLVVAVNRNDIIHRTVQKGDFSLCEVVKPTLASAMDIQVPYNMERIFWLLSDSDSQATRALMEQFERTQSVRLPEDLHRKLSEAVTSESVSDEAITQTMGRCWEENQYLLCPHSATAVNYHYQQTDSGQSRSISRCCLASASAVKFPEAVQAAGLTPQTPAEILALEHKETRCLPMRRGDDWMQMLRDTIEGVSQRWHGGAVNPSE
- the Thnsl2 gene encoding threonine synthase-like 2 isoform X5; this translates as MDIIVLLPKGLCTKIQELQMTTVLKENVHVFGVEGNSDELDEPIKAVFADVPFVQKHNLMSLNSINWSRVLVQMAHHFFAYFQCAPSLDTHPLPAVEVVVPTGAGGNLAAGCIAQKMGLPIRLVVAVNRNDIIHRTVQKGDFSLCEVVKPTLASAMDIQVPYNMERIFWLLSDSDSQATRALMEQFERTQSVRLPEDLHRKLSEAVTSESVSDEAITQTMGRCWEENQYLLCPHSATAVNYHYQQTDSGQSRSISRCCLASASAVKFPEAVQAAGLTPQTPAEILALEHKETRCLPMRRGDDWMQMLRDTIEGVSQRWHGGAVNPSE
- the Thnsl2 gene encoding threonine synthase-like 2 isoform X3, yielding MWYTSTRGMAPRVNFEGALFSGYAPDGGLYVPEEFPQLDRETLRHWSTLSYRNLLKELCALFIGLELIPRHDLNDLIDQAFSRFRHRDVVHLRRLRNGLNILELWHGVTYAFKDLSLSCTAQFLQYFLQKRKKHVTIVVGTAGDTGSAAIESVQGSKNMDIIVLLPKGLCTKIQELQMTTVLKENVHVFGVEGNSDELDEPIKAVFADVPFVQKHNLMSLNSINWSRVLVQMAHHFFAYFQCAPSLDTHPLPAVEVVVPTGAGGNLAAGCIAQKMGLPIRLVVAVNRNDIIHRTVQKGDFSLCEVVKPTLASAMDIQVPYNMERIFWLLSDSDSQATRALMEQFERTQSVRLPEDLHRKLSEAVTSESVSDEAITQTMGRCWEENQYLLCPHSATAVNYHYQQTDSGQSRSISRCCLASASAVKFPEAVQAAGLTPQTPAEILALEHKETRCLPMRRGDDWMQMLRDTIEGVSQRWHGGAVNPSE
- the Thnsl2 gene encoding threonine synthase-like 2 isoform X4 — protein: MWYTSTRGMAPRVNFEGALFSGYAPDGGLYVPEEFPQLDRETLRHWSTLSYRNLLKELCALFIGLELIPRHDLNDLIDQAFSRFRHRDVVHLRRLRNGLNILELWHGVTYAFKDLSLSCTAQFLQYFLQKRKKHVTIVVGTAGDTGSAAIESVQGSKNMDIIVLLPKGLCTKIQELQMTTVLKENVHVFGAGCIAQKMGLPIRLVVAVNRNDIIHRTVQKGDFSLCEVVKPTLASAMDIQVPYNMERIFWLLSDSDSQATRALMEQFERTQSVRLPEDLHRKLSEAVTSESVSDEAITQTMGRCWEENQYLLCPHSATAVNYHYQQTDSGQSRSISRCCLASASAVKFPEAVQAAGLTPQTPAEILALEHKETRCLPMRRGDDWMQMLRDTIEGVSQRWHGGAVNPSE
- the Thnsl2 gene encoding threonine synthase-like 2 isoform X6, whose protein sequence is MWYTSTRGMAPRVNFEGALFSGYAPDGGLYVPEEFPQLDRETLRHWSTLSYRNLLKELCALFIGLELIPRHDLNDLIDQAFSRFRHRDVVHLRRLRNGLNILELWHGVTYAFKDLSLSCTAQFLQYFLQKRKKHVTIVVGTAGDTGSAAIESVQGSKNMDIIVLLPKGLCTKIQELQMTTVLKENVHVFGVEGNSDELDEPIKAVFADVPFVQKHNLMSLNSINWSRVLVQMAHHFFAYFQCAPSLDTHPLPAVEVVVPTGAGGNLAAGCIAQKMGLPIRLVVAVNRNDIIHRTVQKGDFSLCEVVKPTLASAMDIQVPYNMERIFWLLSDSDSQATRALMEQFERTQSVRLPEDLHRKHLPVLPGLCLCSQIPRSSPGCWADSPDSCRDPSPGAQGDPLPPHAERR